A section of the Caballeronia sp. M1242 genome encodes:
- a CDS encoding dienelactone hydrolase family protein: MTVTVTSRWIDIPADGGSFQGYLALPKTGTGPAVIILQEIFGVNAHIRSVADQYAADGYVALAPDVFWRTQPRVELGYEGADREKAMELLQKTDVDSAVADVGAAAKALRALPEVSGKVAAIGYCFGGRLAYLAAAQGSVDAAVAYYGGGIQNQLDKADQVKAPIQFHYGELDAHIPADAVDAVRQRFAGRADSELYVYPAADHGFNCGDRASYNAKASALAHGRTLTFLGQHL, from the coding sequence GTGACCGTAACCGTGACTTCCCGATGGATCGACATTCCCGCCGACGGCGGCAGCTTCCAGGGCTACCTCGCGCTGCCCAAGACGGGGACGGGGCCTGCCGTGATCATCCTGCAGGAGATCTTCGGCGTGAACGCGCATATCCGCAGTGTCGCCGATCAATACGCCGCCGATGGCTATGTCGCGCTCGCGCCCGACGTTTTCTGGCGCACGCAGCCGCGCGTCGAGCTCGGGTACGAAGGCGCGGATCGCGAGAAGGCGATGGAACTGCTGCAAAAGACCGACGTGGATTCGGCCGTCGCGGATGTCGGCGCCGCTGCCAAGGCGTTGCGCGCGCTGCCGGAAGTGAGCGGCAAGGTCGCCGCGATCGGCTATTGCTTCGGCGGCCGGCTCGCGTATCTCGCGGCGGCGCAAGGCTCGGTGGATGCGGCCGTCGCGTACTACGGCGGCGGCATCCAGAATCAGTTGGATAAGGCTGATCAGGTGAAAGCGCCGATCCAGTTCCACTACGGCGAACTCGACGCGCACATTCCCGCCGACGCCGTCGATGCGGTGCGCCAGCGCTTCGCCGGCCGCGCGGACTCGGAACTGTACGTCTACCCGGCCGCCGATCACGGCTTCAACTGCGGCGATCGCGCGTCGTATAACGCGAAGGCGTCGGCGCTCGCGCACGGCCGCACGCTGACGTTCCTCGGCCAGCACCTGTAA